The proteins below are encoded in one region of Rhododendron vialii isolate Sample 1 chromosome 7a, ASM3025357v1:
- the LOC131333047 gene encoding uncharacterized protein LOC131333047 isoform X2 — MGDNSILNRCLFLTFVSTCFHGPCFSYEVRRGGGGPYNSVAVSSFSYPRTQLRPYEWRYIKVDLPPWFSSMSVSLESDVDLDPGQIENIPSSKLPIICLREGSPPLPDVYNISLAGLVLEAISNAPFADIRGLQNAELCYPMQQNMSVLVTNEQISPGVWYWGLFNGIGPTRTQSKMINRGPVYSFSGNISVEGCATPSMWGQYCNQTVDLLSCADNYNLSENLSATKLFNQTAENVIFCRNSNGNSCHGGLEPKIYALDVMGIAEQLAIVAANVKLNETASSNGTWNASGIALMCYARHGAIPQATLHDYSANIIEEPLVISSPKVGRWYFAVHMNVKACYILDWLVFECPEGKAGFNCSWERYMLQTVLRTNPYFEADYVPISEKISSDSANFPLEPLLSNSSNEGKLEVAWTYFLLDIPSGAAGGNLHIKLPSGAKTNFEIYAKYGGLPSLYSWDYYYANTTSSSNISMFPKPYYADDQTASFYILYIRGGTWSFGLRQLNTSETASKNQTTVSISLERCPGRCSSPHGKCQSAMDASGLIIYSYCSCDRDHGGFDCSIEIVSHKGHVWQSVALIASNVVALLPAYWSLHQKAYAELVLFMCSGVSSGLYHACDVGTWCPLSFHVLQFMDFWLSFMAVVSTFVYLADIDEASKRTIHTIVAIITALMAAARPTSSTNIALVMAIGALGLLTGWLIEFCTKNRSLPFTTEFHGNVLNGWQAVKGWLHNLVKTLLKRFHWGFVVAGFVALAMAVISWKLETSESYWIWHSMWHVSIYTSSFLFLYSKVDAVDEESGGPPAGNYELTRQDSFSRG; from the exons TTGATTTGCCGCCATGGTTCTCCTCAATGTCTGTTTCACTGGAGTCAGATGTAGACCTT GACCCCGGACAAATTGAAAATATTCCCTCAAGCAAGTTACCAATCATATGCTTACGAGAAGGCAGCCCTCCTCTGCCTGATGTTTATAACATCTCCCTGGCTGGTTTAG TTTTAGAGGCCATATCAAATGCCCCTTTTGCTGACATACGAGGTCTACAGAATGCAGAGCTGTGCTATCCCATGCAACAAAACATGTCTGTGCTAGTAACGAATGAGCAA ATCTCTCCAGGAGTCTGGTATTGGGGCCTATTTAATGGCATTGGACCTACAAGAACGCAGTCAAAAATG ATTAATCGGGGTCCAGTTTACTCATTCAGTGGCAATATAAGTGTAGAAGGATGCGCAACCCCATCGATGTGGGGCCAATATTGCAACCAAACAGTTGATCTGCTTTCATGTGCTGACAACTACAATCTATCAGAAAATCTTTCTGCTACTAAATTGTTCAACCAAACAGCAGAAAATGTCATCTTTTGCAGAAACTCCAATGGGAATTCGTGCCATGGAGGCCTTGAGCCAAAAATCTATGCGTTGGACGTCATGGGGATAGCAGAACAATTAGCTATAGTGGCAGCAAATGTGAAATTGAATGAAACAGCTTCTTCCAATGGTACTTGGAATGCTAGTGGAATTGCTTTGATGTGTTATGCACGTCATGGTGCGATACCGCAGGCCACTCTGCACGATTATTCTGCTAATATCATTGAAGAGCCTTTGGTTATAAGCTCTCCAAAAGTTGGTCGCTGGTACTTCGCAGTTCACATGAATGTGAAAGCTTGCTATATTTTGGACTGGCTAGTGTTTGAATGTCCTGAGGGGAAGGCTGGATTCAACTGTTCATGGGAAAGATACATGCTTCAG ACAGTTCTTAGGACGAATCCATATTTCGAAGCTGATTATGTACCAATAAGTGAGAAGATATCATCTGATTCAGCAAATTTCCCCTTGGAACCGCTTTTAAGCAACTCCTCGAATGAGGGAAAGTTAGAAGTCGCTTGGACTTACTTTCTTCTGGACATTCCTTCCGGTGCTGCTGGAGGTAATCTCCACATCAAATTACCCTCAGGTGCAAAAACAAATTTCGAAATCTATGCAAAATATGGTGGATTACCATCTCTCTATAGCTGGGACTACTACTATGCAAACACGACAAGCAGCAGCAATATCTCAATGTTTCCTAAGCCGTATTATGCGGATGATCAAACGGCCAGTTTCTATATCTTGTATATTAGAGGCGGAACATGGAGTTTCGGACTAAGGCAACTGAACACCAGTGAGACtgcttccaaaaatcaaactactGTGTCTATTTCACTAGAGAGATGCCCTGGAAGATGCTCTTCTCCTCATGGGAAGTGTCAATCTGCCATGGATGCAAGTGGATTAATAATATACAG cTACTGCTCTTGTGATCGAGACCATGGAGGCTTCGACTGCAGCATTGAAATTGTATCACATAAAG GACACGTATGGCAATCGGTTGCCCTTATTGCCTCAAATGTTGTAGCCTTGCTTCCTGCTTATTGGTCCCTTCACCAGAAG GCATACGCTGAATTGGTGCTTTTCATGTGTAGCGGTGTTTCTAGTGGATTATATCATGCATGCGATGTAGGCACCTGGTGTCCATTATCTTTTCATGTCTTACAG TTCATGGATTTTTGGCTTTCGTTCATGGCTGTGGTGAGTACTTTTGTGTACCTAGCTGATATTGACGAAGCTTCTAAGAGGACAATCCACACAATTGTAGCAATTATTACTGCCCTTATGGCTGCAGCTCGACCAACCAG TTCCACCAATATTGCTCTTGTAATGGCAATTGGGGCTCTAGGTCTGCTAACTGGGTGGCTGATTGAATTCTGCACCAAAAATAGGTCTCTTCCCTTTACAACAGAATTCCATGGGAATGTCCTTAATGG GTGGCAAGCCGTTAAAGGTTGGCTCCATAATCTCGTCAAGACGCTTCTAAAACGTTTCCACTGGGGATTTGTAGTCGCAGGTTTTGTTGCATTAGCAATGGCTGTAATCAGCTGGAAATTGGAAACCAGTGAAAGCTACTGGATATGGCATAG CATGTGGCACGTCTCTATATACACatcttctttcctcttcctctaTTCGAAAGTAGATGCTGTAGATGAAGAGAGTGGAGGACCTCCAGCTGGTAACTATGAGTTAACTCGGCAGGATTCATTTTCCAGAGGTTAA
- the LOC131333047 gene encoding uncharacterized protein LOC131333047 isoform X1 produces MGDNSILNRCLFLTFVSTCFHGPCFSYEVRRGGGGPYNSVAVSSFSYPRTQLRPYEWRYIKVDLPPWFSSMSVSLESDVDLLLQDPGQIENIPSSKLPIICLREGSPPLPDVYNISLAGLVLEAISNAPFADIRGLQNAELCYPMQQNMSVLVTNEQISPGVWYWGLFNGIGPTRTQSKMINRGPVYSFSGNISVEGCATPSMWGQYCNQTVDLLSCADNYNLSENLSATKLFNQTAENVIFCRNSNGNSCHGGLEPKIYALDVMGIAEQLAIVAANVKLNETASSNGTWNASGIALMCYARHGAIPQATLHDYSANIIEEPLVISSPKVGRWYFAVHMNVKACYILDWLVFECPEGKAGFNCSWERYMLQTVLRTNPYFEADYVPISEKISSDSANFPLEPLLSNSSNEGKLEVAWTYFLLDIPSGAAGGNLHIKLPSGAKTNFEIYAKYGGLPSLYSWDYYYANTTSSSNISMFPKPYYADDQTASFYILYIRGGTWSFGLRQLNTSETASKNQTTVSISLERCPGRCSSPHGKCQSAMDASGLIIYSYCSCDRDHGGFDCSIEIVSHKGHVWQSVALIASNVVALLPAYWSLHQKAYAELVLFMCSGVSSGLYHACDVGTWCPLSFHVLQFMDFWLSFMAVVSTFVYLADIDEASKRTIHTIVAIITALMAAARPTSSTNIALVMAIGALGLLTGWLIEFCTKNRSLPFTTEFHGNVLNGWQAVKGWLHNLVKTLLKRFHWGFVVAGFVALAMAVISWKLETSESYWIWHSMWHVSIYTSSFLFLYSKVDAVDEESGGPPAGNYELTRQDSFSRG; encoded by the exons TTGATTTGCCGCCATGGTTCTCCTCAATGTCTGTTTCACTGGAGTCAGATGTAGACCTT TTACTGCAGGACCCCGGACAAATTGAAAATATTCCCTCAAGCAAGTTACCAATCATATGCTTACGAGAAGGCAGCCCTCCTCTGCCTGATGTTTATAACATCTCCCTGGCTGGTTTAG TTTTAGAGGCCATATCAAATGCCCCTTTTGCTGACATACGAGGTCTACAGAATGCAGAGCTGTGCTATCCCATGCAACAAAACATGTCTGTGCTAGTAACGAATGAGCAA ATCTCTCCAGGAGTCTGGTATTGGGGCCTATTTAATGGCATTGGACCTACAAGAACGCAGTCAAAAATG ATTAATCGGGGTCCAGTTTACTCATTCAGTGGCAATATAAGTGTAGAAGGATGCGCAACCCCATCGATGTGGGGCCAATATTGCAACCAAACAGTTGATCTGCTTTCATGTGCTGACAACTACAATCTATCAGAAAATCTTTCTGCTACTAAATTGTTCAACCAAACAGCAGAAAATGTCATCTTTTGCAGAAACTCCAATGGGAATTCGTGCCATGGAGGCCTTGAGCCAAAAATCTATGCGTTGGACGTCATGGGGATAGCAGAACAATTAGCTATAGTGGCAGCAAATGTGAAATTGAATGAAACAGCTTCTTCCAATGGTACTTGGAATGCTAGTGGAATTGCTTTGATGTGTTATGCACGTCATGGTGCGATACCGCAGGCCACTCTGCACGATTATTCTGCTAATATCATTGAAGAGCCTTTGGTTATAAGCTCTCCAAAAGTTGGTCGCTGGTACTTCGCAGTTCACATGAATGTGAAAGCTTGCTATATTTTGGACTGGCTAGTGTTTGAATGTCCTGAGGGGAAGGCTGGATTCAACTGTTCATGGGAAAGATACATGCTTCAG ACAGTTCTTAGGACGAATCCATATTTCGAAGCTGATTATGTACCAATAAGTGAGAAGATATCATCTGATTCAGCAAATTTCCCCTTGGAACCGCTTTTAAGCAACTCCTCGAATGAGGGAAAGTTAGAAGTCGCTTGGACTTACTTTCTTCTGGACATTCCTTCCGGTGCTGCTGGAGGTAATCTCCACATCAAATTACCCTCAGGTGCAAAAACAAATTTCGAAATCTATGCAAAATATGGTGGATTACCATCTCTCTATAGCTGGGACTACTACTATGCAAACACGACAAGCAGCAGCAATATCTCAATGTTTCCTAAGCCGTATTATGCGGATGATCAAACGGCCAGTTTCTATATCTTGTATATTAGAGGCGGAACATGGAGTTTCGGACTAAGGCAACTGAACACCAGTGAGACtgcttccaaaaatcaaactactGTGTCTATTTCACTAGAGAGATGCCCTGGAAGATGCTCTTCTCCTCATGGGAAGTGTCAATCTGCCATGGATGCAAGTGGATTAATAATATACAG cTACTGCTCTTGTGATCGAGACCATGGAGGCTTCGACTGCAGCATTGAAATTGTATCACATAAAG GACACGTATGGCAATCGGTTGCCCTTATTGCCTCAAATGTTGTAGCCTTGCTTCCTGCTTATTGGTCCCTTCACCAGAAG GCATACGCTGAATTGGTGCTTTTCATGTGTAGCGGTGTTTCTAGTGGATTATATCATGCATGCGATGTAGGCACCTGGTGTCCATTATCTTTTCATGTCTTACAG TTCATGGATTTTTGGCTTTCGTTCATGGCTGTGGTGAGTACTTTTGTGTACCTAGCTGATATTGACGAAGCTTCTAAGAGGACAATCCACACAATTGTAGCAATTATTACTGCCCTTATGGCTGCAGCTCGACCAACCAG TTCCACCAATATTGCTCTTGTAATGGCAATTGGGGCTCTAGGTCTGCTAACTGGGTGGCTGATTGAATTCTGCACCAAAAATAGGTCTCTTCCCTTTACAACAGAATTCCATGGGAATGTCCTTAATGG GTGGCAAGCCGTTAAAGGTTGGCTCCATAATCTCGTCAAGACGCTTCTAAAACGTTTCCACTGGGGATTTGTAGTCGCAGGTTTTGTTGCATTAGCAATGGCTGTAATCAGCTGGAAATTGGAAACCAGTGAAAGCTACTGGATATGGCATAG CATGTGGCACGTCTCTATATACACatcttctttcctcttcctctaTTCGAAAGTAGATGCTGTAGATGAAGAGAGTGGAGGACCTCCAGCTGGTAACTATGAGTTAACTCGGCAGGATTCATTTTCCAGAGGTTAA